A single window of Granulibacter bethesdensis DNA harbors:
- the mlaD gene encoding outer membrane lipid asymmetry maintenance protein MlaD, producing the protein MASRNSAEIIVGAAILAVAGGFLTYAMANSGRTSVSGYPLTAQFENIAGLTAGSDVRMAGVKIGTVEKTSLNSKTFQAVVTLRVRDDIHLPKDSAAQILSDGLLGSQYLGLSPGGDEQAIPPGGQITITTPSVSLEEELGKFVFSVGDLVTEIKKNPAMQGNPPLAKQPADRKGGGAIKPLE; encoded by the coding sequence ATGGCATCGCGTAACTCAGCCGAAATCATCGTCGGAGCGGCCATTCTGGCTGTGGCGGGAGGATTTCTGACCTATGCCATGGCCAACTCGGGACGCACTTCCGTCAGCGGCTATCCGCTGACCGCACAGTTCGAGAATATTGCCGGGCTGACAGCCGGATCGGATGTGCGTATGGCCGGGGTCAAGATCGGGACGGTAGAAAAGACCTCCCTTAATTCTAAAACCTTTCAGGCTGTCGTGACCTTGCGGGTTCGTGACGATATCCATCTGCCAAAAGACAGTGCCGCCCAGATTCTGAGCGATGGATTGCTGGGATCTCAATATCTCGGCCTGTCTCCCGGCGGGGATGAGCAGGCGATTCCGCCGGGTGGACAGATCACCATCACCACGCCCTCGGTCAGTCTGGAGGAGGAGCTGGGCAAATTCGTGTTCAGCGTGGGTGATCTTGTGACCGAAATTAAAAAGAATCCGGCCATGCAGGGTAATCCCCCCCTGGCAAAGCAGCCTGCGGACCGGAAAGGCGGAGGGGCGATCAAGCCGCTGGAGTAA
- a CDS encoding ANTAR domain-containing response regulator encodes MQKPSLSILVIDEDRIRASIIETGLREGGHDRVTVLHDVAAAAETIAVAAPDVIVIDLGNPQRDMLEEMFRLSRSVRRPVAMFVDRSDQAGIEAAVEAGVSAYVVDGLRQERIKPILDMAISRFNAYSRLQRELEEARGALESRRLIDKAKALLMKSRGLSEDAAYTLLRRTAMNQNRKIADIAHSLLTAVDLLDPEADEPSAVSKKKGGR; translated from the coding sequence ATGCAGAAGCCGAGCCTATCCATTCTGGTCATAGACGAGGACCGTATCCGCGCCTCCATCATCGAGACGGGATTGCGGGAAGGTGGCCATGATCGCGTCACCGTGCTGCATGATGTTGCCGCAGCGGCGGAAACAATTGCGGTTGCTGCGCCGGATGTCATCGTCATCGATCTTGGGAATCCCCAGCGTGATATGCTGGAGGAAATGTTTCGCCTTTCGCGCTCCGTGCGCAGGCCGGTGGCGATGTTCGTGGACCGCTCTGATCAGGCGGGGATTGAAGCCGCGGTGGAGGCCGGCGTTTCGGCTTATGTGGTGGATGGCTTGCGGCAGGAACGCATCAAGCCAATTCTGGATATGGCGATCAGTCGTTTCAACGCTTATTCCCGCCTGCAGCGGGAGCTGGAGGAGGCGCGGGGGGCGCTGGAAAGCCGTCGTCTGATAGATAAGGCCAAGGCGTTGCTGATGAAAAGCCGGGGATTGAGCGAGGATGCCGCCTATACCCTGCTACGCCGGACTGCGATGAACCAGAATCGCAAGATCGCAGATATTGCACACAGTCTGCTGACTGCTGTCGATCTGCTCGATCCAGAGGCTGATGAACCGTCTGCCGTTTCAAAGAAAAAAGGGGGGCGGTAA
- a CDS encoding trehalose-6-phosphate synthase, whose translation MSRLILVSNRVPQPKERGQLAGGLAVALKEAIAGHETLWFGWSGKTVDQPGPDVHLEEAKGVTYATLDLQTDAYEGYYRGFSNGMLWPLLHSRIGLGVFSRSDLSAYMAVNDAFAAALKPLLRQDDIIWIHDYHLIPLGAALRKLGVTARIGFFLHVPFPPMAVYSALPQGDLLLQAFGAYDVIGLQTIEDAGHLNECLAMAGVARRADSYPIGIDPAAFAATARRAQKSPEARRLRESMGDRALILGVDRLDYSKGIPHRFHGYAQLLKRFPEHRNNVTFLQITPVSRGDVAEYRSLRKEMDELVGRINGEHAEFDWVPVRYLTRAVARNVLAGFHREARIGLVTPLRDGMNLVAKEYVAAQDADNPGALILSRFAGAASEMEGAIIINPYDPDEIAEALHMALGLDRESRQGRWKTMMSAVQASTAAAWARSFLQDLENAPA comes from the coding sequence GTGAGTCGGCTGATTCTGGTTTCCAATCGTGTTCCCCAGCCTAAGGAGCGAGGACAACTGGCCGGTGGCCTGGCCGTCGCATTGAAGGAAGCCATTGCCGGGCATGAAACCCTCTGGTTCGGCTGGTCCGGCAAGACCGTGGATCAGCCCGGTCCTGACGTGCATCTGGAAGAAGCCAAGGGAGTTACTTACGCTACGCTTGATCTCCAGACTGATGCGTATGAGGGATATTATCGAGGCTTTTCCAATGGGATGCTCTGGCCGCTGCTGCATAGCCGGATTGGGCTCGGGGTGTTCAGCCGCTCCGACCTTTCTGCCTATATGGCTGTGAACGATGCTTTTGCGGCAGCGCTGAAACCATTGTTACGGCAGGATGATATCATCTGGATCCATGATTATCATCTCATCCCCCTTGGCGCGGCGCTGCGTAAGCTGGGGGTGACAGCCCGGATCGGCTTTTTCCTCCACGTCCCGTTTCCTCCGATGGCGGTGTATTCGGCTCTGCCGCAAGGGGATCTGCTGTTACAGGCTTTCGGAGCCTATGATGTGATCGGTCTGCAAACTATCGAGGATGCAGGTCATCTGAACGAATGTCTGGCCATGGCAGGGGTGGCCCGCCGGGCTGATTCTTATCCGATCGGCATTGATCCGGCTGCGTTTGCCGCGACCGCACGTCGCGCCCAGAAAAGTCCTGAAGCGAGACGATTGCGGGAATCCATGGGTGATCGTGCCCTGATTCTGGGGGTGGACCGATTGGATTATTCCAAGGGCATTCCGCATCGCTTCCATGGTTATGCCCAGTTGCTGAAGCGGTTTCCCGAGCATCGTAACAATGTCACTTTTCTGCAGATCACGCCGGTTTCCCGTGGGGATGTGGCGGAGTACCGATCCCTGCGGAAGGAAATGGATGAACTGGTCGGCCGTATCAATGGTGAGCATGCGGAGTTCGACTGGGTACCGGTGCGGTATCTGACCAGAGCGGTGGCGCGCAATGTGTTGGCCGGATTTCACCGGGAAGCCAGGATTGGGCTGGTGACGCCGCTGCGCGATGGCATGAATCTGGTCGCGAAAGAATATGTTGCGGCACAGGATGCCGATAATCCGGGCGCATTGATCCTGTCGCGTTTCGCCGGAGCTGCCTCGGAGATGGAGGGGGCCATCATCATTAATCCCTATGATCCTGATGAAATTGCCGAGGCACTGCATATGGCGCTCGGGCTGGACCGGGAATCACGGCAGGGACGCTGGAAAACGATGATGTCGGCGGTACAGGCTTCCACTGCTGCCGCATGGGCACGCAGCTTTCTGCAGGATCTGGAAAACGCGCCGGCGTAG
- the otsB gene encoding trehalose-phosphatase — MMSFPPLRCIALSHPVSDFDPLPLLSRAALFLDMDGTLLDIAPTPDAVQVEAGLPEVLSRLHDDLGGAIAVVTGRPVEQVEALFPGIFTAIAGEHGGALYHRTMQTTERVALADLPVEWLRQGEALAARLPGVLLERKQRGFVLHFRAVPEAGPQVEAGLRALMAGHEDRFTLMAAHMAWEVKPKGADKGTAVQHLMQHAPFRGRVPVFIGDDVTDEDGMAACRAMGGAGLRVQEAFGDAAGVRAWLREAVR; from the coding sequence ATGATGTCCTTTCCACCTCTGCGCTGTATTGCACTGTCCCATCCCGTTTCTGACTTTGATCCACTTCCTCTTTTATCGCGGGCTGCCTTGTTTCTGGATATGGATGGCACCCTGCTGGACATTGCGCCGACACCGGATGCTGTGCAGGTGGAGGCCGGTTTACCCGAGGTGTTGAGCCGTCTGCATGATGATCTGGGTGGTGCCATCGCTGTCGTGACCGGTCGACCGGTGGAGCAAGTGGAAGCCCTGTTTCCCGGCATTTTCACCGCCATTGCGGGGGAGCATGGGGGTGCGCTGTATCACCGCACAATGCAGACCACGGAGCGTGTGGCACTGGCAGACCTGCCGGTTGAATGGTTGCGGCAGGGCGAAGCGTTGGCGGCTCGTTTGCCGGGGGTATTGCTGGAACGTAAACAGCGCGGCTTCGTGTTGCATTTCCGTGCCGTACCGGAGGCCGGTCCGCAGGTCGAGGCTGGCCTGCGCGCCCTCATGGCTGGTCATGAAGACCGTTTTACCCTGATGGCCGCGCATATGGCGTGGGAAGTGAAGCCGAAAGGGGCTGATAAGGGCACCGCGGTTCAGCATTTGATGCAACACGCCCCCTTCCGGGGCCGTGTGCCGGTTTTTATCGGCGATGACGTGACCGATGAGGATGGAATGGCGGCCTGTCGCGCCATGGGAGGAGCCGGCCTGCGGGTACAGGAAGCCTTCGGCGATGCAGCCGGCGTCCGGGCCTGGTTAAGGGAGGCGGTGCGGTGA
- a CDS encoding porin yields the protein MRHALASILLASASILASGAAQTAQAAQAAKWTDSIKLDAQLDGGFVINGNTPDNGVNFGQLFTDRSNQATLNQAALTLHRDIDSTSKGYDFGFNLQLIYGSDVRYLPFLGEFNKMTSDRYKLVPLQANVAVHTPWLFEGGIDWKIGQYISPVGFETIDPATTPFYTHSYTFNFAVPFQHTGFLSVSHVSPMVDVYFGVNTGNFTTFAGGDNNSRPSGVFGFQFNNLMNGKLSVLALTNIGPEGASLALGPDVANSSLRFFDDIVIGYKATEKTTLTLELNYMRDEVMNAESFSTVGYFSHVFNDHWTFNARAEVFRDMDNFFIAGFKEANGGWKSIKGLSTPLITAPGPGTYGDLTLGVTWKPSLPKPIAGLMLRPEVRYDRSLNGAGSFVYSDTNPVGHNGQFLFAADAILQF from the coding sequence ATGCGTCATGCTCTTGCATCCATTTTGCTGGCGTCGGCGAGCATTCTGGCTTCTGGTGCGGCTCAGACAGCCCAGGCGGCTCAGGCGGCAAAGTGGACCGACAGCATCAAACTGGATGCGCAGCTTGATGGCGGCTTTGTCATCAACGGGAATACGCCAGATAATGGCGTCAATTTCGGCCAGCTGTTCACCGATCGCTCCAATCAGGCCACGCTGAACCAGGCGGCCCTGACGCTGCATCGTGACATCGACAGCACCAGTAAAGGGTATGATTTCGGTTTCAACCTGCAGCTTATCTATGGTTCGGACGTGCGTTACCTGCCGTTCCTGGGTGAGTTCAACAAGATGACCAGCGACCGCTACAAGCTGGTGCCGTTGCAGGCCAACGTTGCCGTGCATACGCCATGGCTGTTTGAAGGGGGTATCGACTGGAAAATCGGCCAGTACATTTCTCCAGTCGGTTTTGAAACGATCGATCCGGCAACCACACCTTTCTATACTCACTCCTATACATTCAACTTCGCCGTGCCCTTCCAGCACACCGGCTTCCTCAGCGTGTCGCATGTCTCGCCGATGGTAGATGTCTATTTCGGCGTCAACACTGGTAACTTCACCACCTTTGCCGGTGGCGACAATAACAGCCGCCCTTCCGGCGTGTTCGGTTTCCAGTTCAACAATCTGATGAATGGTAAGCTCAGTGTGTTGGCACTGACAAATATCGGCCCTGAAGGTGCGTCGCTTGCCCTTGGTCCGGATGTTGCCAACAGCTCATTGCGTTTCTTCGATGATATCGTTATCGGCTATAAGGCCACCGAGAAGACAACTCTGACGCTTGAACTGAATTATATGCGTGATGAAGTGATGAATGCGGAATCCTTCAGCACAGTCGGTTATTTTTCCCATGTCTTCAATGACCACTGGACCTTCAATGCACGTGCTGAAGTGTTCCGTGACATGGATAACTTCTTCATCGCCGGTTTCAAGGAAGCCAATGGCGGCTGGAAATCCATCAAAGGTCTGTCTACACCTCTGATCACCGCTCCCGGTCCGGGCACTTATGGCGACCTGACGCTGGGTGTAACCTGGAAGCCGAGCCTGCCGAAGCCGATTGCCGGTCTGATGCTGCGTCCGGAAGTCCGCTATGACCGGTCCCTGAACGGCGCTGGTTCCTTTGTTTACAGTGATACGAACCCCGTTGGGCATAACGGTCAGTTCCTGTTCGCTGCGGATGCCATTCTACAGTTCTGA
- a CDS encoding GNAT family N-acetyltransferase, whose translation MEPETSLDLTACLHSSASSIPAAAWNACTGSRNPFVSHDFFMALEESGSVAPRNGWLPQHLSLADPAGDIVGIVPLYAKSHSRGEYVFDHGWAEAFQQAGGRYYPKLQSCVPFSPVPGPRLLHRPGLLPGMLGEALIQTCQALELSSVHVSFCQQEEAQALEQLGFLSRIGTQYHWQNNGYHSFDDFLGALSSRKRKQLRRERRDANEAGLVFKTLRGNDIKPWHWDAFYAFYLDTVDRKWGHAYLTREFFTALSERLGDAVILMTASSDHALAGAALNLMDDDALYGRNWGCRDSYPFLHFELCYYRALDFAIANGLGRVEAGAQGEHKIQRGYLPVPTYSAHWIAHPGLSDAVASYLAAEKSAMQAEMEALATLSPFRKAQD comes from the coding sequence ATGGAGCCGGAAACGTCGCTGGATCTGACCGCCTGCCTGCATAGCAGCGCATCCTCCATCCCTGCCGCCGCATGGAATGCCTGCACCGGGAGCCGCAATCCTTTCGTCAGCCATGATTTTTTCATGGCACTGGAGGAAAGTGGCTCGGTCGCGCCCCGAAATGGCTGGCTGCCACAGCATCTGAGCCTGGCCGATCCGGCGGGTGATATTGTGGGGATCGTGCCGCTCTACGCCAAATCACATAGCCGCGGCGAATATGTTTTCGATCATGGCTGGGCCGAAGCCTTCCAGCAGGCGGGTGGCCGATATTATCCCAAACTGCAAAGCTGCGTTCCCTTCAGCCCCGTCCCCGGCCCTCGCCTGCTGCATCGTCCCGGTCTATTGCCCGGCATGCTGGGTGAAGCACTGATACAGACATGTCAGGCACTGGAACTCTCTTCCGTGCATGTCTCCTTCTGCCAGCAGGAAGAAGCACAGGCGCTGGAACAGCTAGGCTTTCTGTCCCGGATCGGTACCCAGTATCACTGGCAGAATAACGGCTATCATAGCTTCGACGATTTTTTGGGGGCGTTGTCATCCCGCAAACGCAAGCAGCTTCGCCGGGAGAGGCGCGATGCCAATGAAGCAGGCCTGGTGTTCAAAACGCTCCGCGGTAACGACATCAAACCATGGCACTGGGATGCATTCTACGCATTTTATCTGGATACGGTGGATCGCAAATGGGGGCACGCCTATCTGACCCGGGAATTCTTCACCGCCCTCTCTGAACGTTTGGGAGACGCTGTCATATTGATGACGGCGTCATCGGATCATGCTCTGGCCGGTGCCGCGCTCAATCTGATGGATGACGATGCGCTGTACGGGCGGAATTGGGGATGTCGGGACTCATACCCGTTTCTGCATTTTGAATTATGCTATTATCGGGCTCTTGATTTCGCGATTGCTAACGGGCTGGGCCGTGTCGAAGCCGGAGCACAAGGCGAGCATAAAATCCAGCGTGGTTATCTACCCGTTCCCACTTACTCCGCGCACTGGATTGCCCATCCCGGCCTGTCGGACGCCGTTGCTTCCTATCTGGCGGCCGAAAAATCTGCCATGCAGGCAGAAATGGAAGCGCTGGCTACGCTGTCTCCTTTTCGAAAAGCACAGGACTGA
- a CDS encoding NADH:ubiquinone oxidoreductase subunit NDUFA12 → MLGEIVYAATERESPVKSVDQRQGADYKDGMNFDTWLFTKLRGRLVGEDSAGNRYYEDRKKRPDQPRRRRWVAYKGAPEATKVPPEWHAWLHFITDEPLPMTHKPWVRPHRPNLTGTPLSYRPPGHDYSGGQRARSSGDYEAWTPGS, encoded by the coding sequence ATGTTGGGGGAAATTGTCTATGCGGCAACAGAGCGGGAAAGCCCGGTAAAGTCAGTGGACCAGCGCCAAGGAGCAGATTATAAAGACGGTATGAACTTCGACACATGGCTGTTCACAAAGCTTCGTGGCCGTCTGGTCGGCGAGGATTCCGCCGGGAATCGCTATTACGAGGATCGTAAGAAGCGCCCTGACCAGCCGCGCCGTCGTCGTTGGGTCGCCTATAAAGGCGCGCCGGAGGCCACCAAGGTGCCGCCGGAATGGCATGCCTGGCTGCATTTCATCACCGATGAGCCGTTGCCGATGACCCATAAACCGTGGGTCCGCCCGCATCGCCCCAATCTGACCGGCACGCCCTTGAGCTACCGGCCGCCGGGCCATGATTATAGCGGCGGCCAAAGAGCGCGCAGCAGCGGCGATTATGAGGCCTGGACGCCCGGATCCTGA
- a CDS encoding RidA family protein, producing MANSIEHRLADLGIVLPEPMAPIANYVPWVVTGSLAVISGQVPAKDGKIAYTGRLPEQSVEYAVEAARTCFINVLVHLKAATGGDLDRVRRVVRLGGFIAAAPEFTQHALVMNGASDMAVEVFGDLGRHARATIGVPSLPGNAIVEVEGLFEIA from the coding sequence ATGGCCAATTCCATCGAACACCGTCTTGCCGATCTCGGCATCGTGCTGCCCGAACCGATGGCTCCCATCGCGAATTATGTGCCGTGGGTCGTCACTGGCTCTCTGGCGGTGATTTCGGGACAGGTACCGGCGAAAGACGGCAAGATCGCCTATACCGGGCGTCTGCCGGAACAGAGTGTCGAATACGCCGTTGAAGCGGCCCGTACCTGTTTCATAAACGTGCTGGTGCATCTGAAAGCTGCCACCGGTGGCGATCTGGACCGTGTCCGCCGCGTCGTGCGTCTGGGTGGTTTTATCGCCGCCGCGCCCGAATTTACCCAGCATGCGCTGGTCATGAACGGTGCCTCCGACATGGCCGTCGAGGTATTCGGCGATCTGGGCCGCCATGCGCGTGCCACGATCGGGGTTCCCTCGCTACCTGGGAATGCTATTGTCGAGGTCGAAGGTCTGTTCGAAATCGCCTGA
- a CDS encoding CmpA/NrtA family ABC transporter substrate-binding protein — protein MSDLPEIDAGSGKHHQQAPYRMTAGFMPLLDSAILIAALECGFADQEGVNLTLVRENSWANIRDRIAVGHFQMAHMLAPMPIACNLGLTPWNQKIIAPMALGLGGNAVTVSVALWQAMQDSGAAASGGDVFDPAMQGRALAAVVADRAMQGQKKLRFAVVHAYSGHNIELRYWLAACGIMPDRDIEIVVLSPPLMADALRGGGIDGYCVGEPWNTASVAGGHGRIITVKAAIWRSSPEKVLGVHAGWARENPEALAALLRAMTRAALWCADSDHHADLARILSQETYVGQPAMWMMAALDGEIVPGSHGSRAVAVSDFFVPFARAATFPWKSHAMWFYAQLARWSYLEHSADNAVIAANTYCPDLYRAAVSGLGYPLPGANAKVEGALIRPTPVGANLAGLTLGPDGFFDGELFDPDHIDDYIARQRTKI, from the coding sequence ATGAGTGACCTACCAGAGATTGATGCAGGTTCCGGGAAGCATCACCAACAGGCTCCGTACCGGATGACTGCCGGGTTCATGCCACTGCTGGACAGCGCTATTCTGATCGCGGCGCTGGAATGTGGATTTGCGGATCAAGAAGGCGTCAACCTGACTCTGGTAAGGGAGAATTCCTGGGCGAATATCCGGGACAGGATAGCGGTCGGACATTTTCAGATGGCGCACATGCTCGCGCCCATGCCGATTGCCTGCAATCTGGGTCTGACACCATGGAACCAGAAGATCATCGCCCCGATGGCGCTGGGACTGGGTGGAAATGCAGTCACCGTCAGTGTGGCCCTGTGGCAGGCAATGCAGGATTCCGGTGCGGCAGCCAGTGGCGGCGATGTGTTTGACCCTGCCATGCAGGGGCGGGCGCTGGCTGCTGTGGTCGCAGATCGGGCGATGCAGGGACAGAAGAAGCTCCGTTTCGCGGTCGTGCATGCCTATTCCGGGCATAATATCGAGCTGCGCTACTGGCTGGCAGCCTGTGGGATCATGCCGGACCGCGATATTGAAATTGTGGTTCTGTCGCCTCCTTTGATGGCGGATGCGCTGAGGGGCGGCGGGATTGATGGGTATTGCGTCGGCGAGCCGTGGAACACCGCCTCCGTGGCCGGGGGACATGGTCGGATCATCACCGTCAAGGCAGCCATCTGGCGTTCCAGTCCTGAAAAGGTGCTGGGTGTGCATGCCGGCTGGGCGCGTGAAAATCCTGAGGCTTTGGCTGCTTTGTTGCGGGCCATGACCAGAGCGGCGTTGTGGTGCGCCGACAGTGATCATCACGCCGATCTGGCCCGGATTCTCTCGCAGGAGACATATGTCGGTCAGCCGGCCATGTGGATGATGGCGGCGTTGGATGGAGAGATCGTGCCCGGCAGTCATGGCAGCCGGGCGGTTGCGGTGTCGGATTTCTTCGTGCCTTTCGCACGGGCCGCTACTTTCCCCTGGAAAAGCCATGCCATGTGGTTTTATGCGCAACTGGCGCGCTGGAGCTATCTGGAACACAGCGCGGACAATGCAGTGATTGCCGCCAATACTTATTGCCCTGATCTGTATCGGGCGGCGGTCAGCGGGTTGGGCTATCCGCTGCCGGGCGCCAATGCAAAGGTGGAGGGCGCGTTAATCCGGCCCACGCCGGTTGGTGCCAATCTGGCCGGCCTGACACTGGGGCCGGACGGTTTCTTCGATGGCGAACTGTTTGATCCAGATCATATCGACGATTATATCGCGCGGCAAAGGACTAAAATTTAA
- a CDS encoding nitrate/nitrite transporter: MTNGTASLLPGKARDSASRALWMSTFAFTICFAVWTIFAIIGVKIRQELHLTETQFGLLLGTPILTGSLSRLLLGIWASRWGGRAVYVAVMLTAAVATLLLSFAHSYETMLLAGLGIGIAGGSFAVGVSYVSPFFSQIKQGTALGIFGAGNVGAAVTKLLAPLVVAGWGWRAVPPVWAVALVLTAGAFWFLTSDEPQHAQRRGSFRDEFAPLRHMQVWRFSLYYFFAFGGFVALALWLPRYLVGVYGMDLETAGLVAACYSIPGSVFRAYGGILSDRIGARRVLYVMFGVAALATLILSFPAHAGGGVAGIGPVTFVIVAFVLGFVMSLGKAAVYKHVPSYYPDSVGAVGGIVGLIGGLGGFIFPIIFGFLKDQTGLWQSCFMLLFVVVLVSMIWMHAAIRAMRRQSMILQAAQ, from the coding sequence ATGACCAATGGAACTGCCTCCCTGCTTCCGGGTAAGGCCCGCGACAGTGCTTCGCGTGCGCTCTGGATGTCGACGTTTGCCTTTACCATCTGTTTCGCCGTCTGGACCATTTTCGCCATTATCGGCGTCAAGATCAGGCAGGAACTGCATCTGACCGAAACGCAGTTCGGCCTGCTGCTCGGCACACCCATTCTGACCGGTTCGTTGTCACGCCTGCTGCTGGGTATCTGGGCCAGCCGCTGGGGCGGTCGGGCGGTTTATGTTGCTGTCATGCTGACTGCCGCCGTGGCGACGCTGCTGCTATCCTTCGCGCATAGCTATGAAACTATGCTGCTGGCAGGCCTTGGCATTGGCATTGCCGGTGGTTCTTTTGCGGTGGGCGTGTCCTATGTCTCGCCATTCTTCTCGCAGATCAAGCAGGGTACGGCTCTCGGGATTTTCGGAGCCGGGAATGTCGGCGCTGCCGTGACCAAGCTGCTAGCGCCGCTGGTCGTGGCGGGTTGGGGCTGGCGCGCTGTGCCGCCGGTCTGGGCGGTGGCGCTGGTGCTGACGGCGGGAGCTTTCTGGTTTCTTACCTCTGATGAGCCGCAGCATGCTCAGCGCCGGGGCAGCTTCCGGGATGAATTCGCTCCACTGCGTCATATGCAGGTCTGGCGGTTCAGCCTCTATTATTTCTTCGCTTTCGGCGGGTTCGTCGCACTTGCGCTGTGGTTGCCGCGCTATCTGGTGGGCGTGTATGGCATGGATCTGGAAACGGCGGGTCTGGTCGCCGCATGTTATTCCATTCCCGGCAGTGTGTTCCGTGCGTATGGCGGTATTCTGTCTGACCGGATCGGTGCGCGTCGCGTGTTGTATGTGATGTTTGGTGTTGCCGCTCTGGCGACCCTGATCCTGTCCTTTCCTGCCCATGCAGGAGGAGGTGTTGCTGGAATCGGTCCCGTCACCTTCGTGATCGTTGCTTTCGTGCTCGGTTTTGTGATGAGCCTTGGTAAGGCCGCTGTCTACAAGCATGTGCCGAGCTATTATCCAGATTCCGTCGGTGCTGTTGGAGGTATCGTCGGCCTGATCGGTGGTCTGGGTGGATTTATCTTTCCGATCATCTTCGGGTTCCTGAAGGATCAGACAGGATTGTGGCAGAGCTGCTTCATGCTTTTGTTCGTGGTTGTTCTTGTCTCAATGATATGGATGCATGCTGCGATCCGGGCCATGCGCCGTCAGTCGATGATCCTGCAAGCTGCACAATAA
- a CDS encoding DUF2155 domain-containing protein, which produces MTRDKRMRAYRMAGCMVLALCMVAGTHAYAQPTSLQDRRPLPKSPSGSAPVDSMPHYDDPNDTGFNAGTTARPVSPPVTSPRIVPLPADPETRPDIPSSSGEGDLPDTPGSQPGTRPDNPTDKTPEGNAAGDAQPPAAAANPLSAYPWQPGHSVQLQILEKLSDRVSRVTLKDGDRHTIGHLTVVMRNCLKHAAEAPQDFAAWLDITADTEGAPRFSGWMLAKEPWVAVYESPLYDVRVMHCD; this is translated from the coding sequence ATGACTCGTGACAAACGGATGCGTGCGTACCGGATGGCCGGTTGTATGGTGCTGGCGCTCTGCATGGTGGCAGGGACGCATGCCTATGCTCAGCCGACCTCGTTGCAGGATCGTCGGCCCCTTCCGAAATCCCCCTCCGGCAGCGCACCGGTCGATTCCATGCCGCATTACGATGATCCGAATGATACGGGTTTCAACGCAGGCACGACCGCCAGACCGGTTTCGCCGCCGGTCACTTCCCCCCGGATTGTGCCTCTGCCGGCGGATCCGGAGACGAGGCCTGACATCCCTTCTTCCTCCGGTGAGGGAGATTTGCCCGATACACCCGGCTCCCAGCCCGGCACCAGGCCGGATAATCCCACCGATAAAACACCTGAAGGGAATGCGGCTGGTGATGCCCAGCCTCCGGCTGCGGCGGCAAATCCGCTCTCGGCCTATCCCTGGCAGCCGGGCCATAGCGTACAGCTCCAGATTCTGGAAAAGCTCAGTGATCGCGTGTCCCGTGTCACACTCAAGGATGGAGATCGTCACACGATCGGTCATCTGACAGTTGTGATGCGCAACTGCCTGAAACATGCGGCAGAGGCGCCTCAGGATTTTGCCGCATGGCTCGACATCACCGCCGATACGGAGGGCGCCCCACGCTTTTCCGGCTGGATGCTGGCAAAGGAGCCATGGGTGGCCGTGTATGAAAGCCCCCTGTACGATGTGCGTGTTATGCACTGCGACTGA